The following are encoded in a window of Armatimonadota bacterium genomic DNA:
- a CDS encoding transposase, translating into MKRREGRLGLGMDEVCSHSWAANALHNWLALLAGNVVGWFGEYLLGLERRHSIALVRERLLRIPARLIRTGRQWVLRLSAQYRHLNLFLRAHQRLRAGPTFA; encoded by the coding sequence GTGAAACGAAGGGAGGGGCGGCTGGGGTTGGGGATGGACGAGGTGTGCTCGCACTCGTGGGCGGCGAACGCCTTGCACAACTGGCTGGCGCTTTTGGCGGGCAACGTCGTGGGCTGGTTTGGGGAATACCTGCTGGGCTTGGAGCGCCGCCACAGCATCGCCCTGGTACGGGAGCGGTTGCTGCGCATCCCGGCGCGCTTGATACGCACGGGGCGCCAGTGGGTGCTGCGCTTGTCGGCGCAGTATCGGCATCTCAATCTGTTTCTGCGAGCGCATCAGCGGTTGCGTGCGGGACCGACCTTCGCCTGA
- the gltA gene encoding NADPH-dependent glutamate synthase: MPADSAKPKRLPRQPMPEQDPAARARNFEEVALGFTEELAIAEASRCLQCKQPKCVEGCPVGIDIPGFLALVRDGRFGEAAARVRDRNSLPAICGRVCPQESQCEGVCVLANKGEPVAVGRLERFVGDYALAHERAGAESPAVPEGPRIAVVGSGPAGLTVAGDLARLGYGVTIFEALHGAGGVLRYGIPNFRLPKTVLDAEIEYVRGLGVEVRPNAVIGRLFTLPALLESGYAAAFIGTGAGAPHFMRIPGENLNGVYSANEFLARANLMQAYRVGEVDTPLWVGERVAVVGGGNVAMDAARVALRMGAREVTIVYRRSGAEMPARAEEALHAQEEGIRFEYLTCPTRVLSNGDFWAARLECQRMELGEPDESGRRRPVPCVGSEFTLAADTVIIAIGSAANPLIQRTTPGLAVNERGYIIADPDTGRTSLPRVYAGGDIVTGSATVIEAMGAGRRAAAAIHDELG, translated from the coding sequence ATGCCTGCCGACTCGGCGAAGCCTAAGCGCCTGCCGCGCCAGCCCATGCCGGAGCAGGACCCGGCGGCGCGCGCCCGCAACTTCGAAGAGGTGGCATTGGGGTTCACGGAGGAGTTGGCGATCGCGGAGGCATCGCGCTGCCTGCAGTGCAAGCAGCCCAAGTGCGTCGAGGGCTGTCCCGTCGGCATAGACATCCCCGGCTTTCTGGCGCTGGTGCGCGACGGCCGCTTCGGCGAGGCCGCGGCGCGGGTGCGCGACCGCAACAGCCTGCCGGCGATCTGCGGGCGGGTATGTCCCCAGGAGAGCCAGTGCGAGGGCGTGTGCGTGCTCGCCAACAAGGGCGAGCCGGTGGCGGTGGGGAGGTTGGAGCGCTTCGTGGGGGATTATGCACTGGCGCACGAGCGCGCCGGCGCAGAATCACCCGCCGTCCCCGAGGGCCCGCGCATCGCCGTCGTCGGCTCCGGGCCGGCGGGGCTGACGGTGGCCGGCGACCTGGCCCGGCTGGGCTATGGCGTGACCATCTTCGAGGCGCTGCACGGGGCGGGCGGGGTGCTGCGCTACGGCATTCCCAACTTCCGCCTGCCCAAGACCGTGCTCGACGCGGAGATCGAATACGTGCGCGGCCTGGGGGTAGAGGTGCGGCCCAACGCGGTCATCGGGCGCCTGTTCACTCTCCCCGCGCTGCTGGAATCGGGCTACGCGGCGGCGTTCATCGGCACCGGCGCCGGCGCCCCGCACTTCATGCGCATCCCGGGCGAGAACCTCAACGGCGTCTATTCCGCGAACGAGTTCCTGGCCCGCGCCAACCTCATGCAGGCCTATCGCGTGGGCGAAGTGGACACCCCGCTGTGGGTGGGGGAGCGGGTAGCCGTGGTGGGCGGGGGCAACGTCGCCATGGACGCCGCGCGGGTGGCGCTGCGCATGGGCGCGCGCGAGGTGACGATCGTCTATCGGCGCTCGGGGGCGGAGATGCCGGCGCGGGCGGAGGAGGCGCTGCACGCGCAGGAGGAGGGCATTCGCTTCGAGTACCTGACCTGCCCGACCCGGGTGCTGTCGAACGGCGACTTCTGGGCGGCCCGCCTGGAGTGTCAGCGCATGGAGCTGGGGGAGCCGGACGAATCCGGGCGGCGGCGACCGGTGCCGTGCGTCGGCTCCGAGTTCACCCTCGCCGCCGACACCGTCATCATCGCCATCGGCAGCGCCGCCAACCCGCTCATCCAGCGCACGACCCCGGGGTTGGCGGTGAACGAGCGCGGCTACATCATCGCCGACCCCGACACCGGGCGCACCAGCCTGCCGCGAGTGTACGCCGGCGGCGACATCGTTACCGGCTCGGCGACGGTGATCGAGGCGATGGGCGCGGGCCGCCGCGCCGCCGCGGCGATCCACGATGAGCTTGGCTAG
- a CDS encoding sulfide/dihydroorotate dehydrogenase-like FAD/NAD-binding protein, which yields MFPIVSARKLGPDLTRLDIAAPDLARAARPGQFLILRADETGERIPLTIADCDPAAGTVTVIFLAVGKTTQQLSRLRAGDTILDVVGPLGHHLEVGRVGTVVCVGGGVGVPALYPKARALKQAGNRVLSILGARSADLLVLVDEMTAVSDEVRITTDDGSRGRKGFVSDELAALLDDPACAVDLVVAVGPVPMMAAVAATTRPHGVKTLVSLNPIMVDGTGMCGGCRVTVGGETKFACVDGPVFNGHEVDFEELSQRQQRFVDAERRAKEVYEHACRLGEA from the coding sequence GTGTTTCCCATCGTCTCGGCGAGGAAGTTGGGGCCGGACCTGACGCGCCTCGATATCGCGGCGCCGGATTTGGCGCGCGCGGCGCGGCCCGGGCAGTTCCTGATCTTGCGCGCGGATGAAACCGGCGAGCGCATACCGCTGACCATCGCCGACTGCGATCCCGCGGCGGGCACCGTCACCGTCATCTTCCTGGCGGTGGGCAAGACCACGCAGCAGCTCAGCCGCCTGCGCGCCGGCGACACTATCCTCGACGTCGTCGGCCCCCTCGGCCATCACCTGGAGGTCGGGCGCGTGGGCACCGTGGTGTGCGTCGGCGGTGGGGTCGGCGTCCCCGCGCTCTACCCGAAGGCGCGGGCGCTCAAGCAGGCCGGCAACCGCGTGCTCAGCATCCTCGGCGCCCGCAGCGCCGATCTGCTGGTGCTGGTGGACGAAATGACCGCGGTCAGCGACGAGGTGCGCATCACCACCGACGACGGCTCGCGCGGGCGGAAAGGATTCGTATCCGATGAGCTTGCGGCGCTGCTCGACGATCCCGCCTGCGCGGTTGACCTGGTGGTGGCAGTGGGGCCGGTGCCCATGATGGCGGCGGTCGCCGCCACCACGCGCCCCCACGGGGTGAAGACGCTGGTGAGCCTCAATCCCATCATGGTGGACGGCACCGGCATGTGCGGCGGCTGCCGGGTGACGGTAGGAGGCGAGACCAAGTTCGCGTGCGTGGACGGGCCGGTGTTCAACGGACACGAGGTTGATTTCGAGGAGCTGTCGCAGCGCCAGCAGCGATTTGTGGACGCGGAACGGCGCGCCAAGGAGGTTTACGAGCATGCCTGCCGACTCGGCGAAGCCTAA
- a CDS encoding amino acid permease, translated as MATGKAPIAHDIELQRGLGLREATMIGVGAMIGAGVFALTGIAAGAAGPALTVAFILNGIVAAITGMSYAELGAAFPQAGGGYSFVRMALPRVAGFVTGWMSWFATAFACALYAQTFGAYFGNLLQEVMGVSTPGLSPLVFARVLAVLAALAFAYINIRGSTETGVAGSIITLCKVLILLAFAGAGLWVMTRDPGWSAQLGLGAVGDFFPLGAAGVFAAMGITYVAFEGYEIIAQGGEEIRDPRRNIPRAIFLSLAIVLPIYLLIAVVCIGAVRPPDDIPSWRYLGSLAEPELAVLEAAKNVLGPVTGMILIMIGGLMSTMSALNATIYSSSRVAFAMSRDALVPLALARVHATCRTPYVAIVVTVVVVVLMAALLPIQAVAAATNILFLLSFTLVNLAAISLRYQRPDADRPFRIIAFPVTTIIAIVVSLGMCVYLVHWEPMGAAVCLGWMVLGLYVFYHHSRRLEHEERGSKVVLEEREVTRRPHQIVVLVSSPESVEPLITVAAALGKATESEILAVRIVLVPRQLPIAEGRQFVNEARPLLDEAVAQGGRLGVPVYTMVRVAQSLPQAVLETLEERHAELVVMGWRAGRRGQRGHVLGSVLDPVILRAPCDVAVLRPGRDGKEFSLDSILVGVTASPHAKLAVEIGQALAQQSGGRVRYLHVVKEGTGMDAKTMHDYLTDAARRRGAPTVEIAHATTTAGGILEFSREADLLVIGAAREPLFEQYFFGDKTQRIARVARCAVLMVKRHPSAPRSILRRLFTPAPEDVDA; from the coding sequence ATGGCAACCGGCAAAGCGCCCATCGCCCATGACATAGAATTGCAGCGCGGTCTCGGGCTGCGCGAGGCGACCATGATCGGTGTCGGCGCCATGATCGGCGCCGGGGTCTTCGCCCTCACCGGCATCGCCGCCGGCGCGGCCGGGCCGGCGCTGACGGTGGCGTTTATCCTCAACGGCATCGTGGCCGCCATCACCGGCATGTCCTACGCCGAGCTGGGGGCGGCGTTCCCCCAGGCGGGCGGCGGCTACTCCTTCGTGCGCATGGCGCTGCCGCGGGTGGCGGGATTCGTCACCGGCTGGATGTCGTGGTTCGCCACCGCCTTCGCCTGCGCGCTCTACGCGCAGACCTTCGGCGCGTACTTCGGTAACCTGCTGCAGGAGGTGATGGGGGTGTCCACCCCCGGCCTCTCCCCGCTGGTGTTCGCACGTGTGCTGGCGGTGCTGGCTGCCCTCGCCTTCGCCTACATCAACATCCGCGGTTCCACCGAGACCGGCGTCGCCGGCAGCATCATCACCCTGTGCAAGGTGCTGATCCTGCTCGCGTTCGCCGGCGCCGGCTTGTGGGTGATGACCCGCGACCCAGGGTGGTCGGCCCAGCTCGGCCTGGGCGCGGTCGGCGACTTCTTCCCGCTGGGCGCCGCCGGCGTCTTTGCCGCCATGGGCATTACCTATGTCGCCTTCGAGGGCTACGAGATCATCGCCCAGGGCGGCGAGGAGATCCGCGATCCGCGGCGCAACATCCCCCGCGCCATCTTCCTGTCCCTGGCCATCGTGCTGCCCATCTACCTGCTGATCGCCGTGGTGTGTATCGGCGCGGTGCGGCCGCCGGACGACATCCCGTCATGGCGCTACCTGGGCAGCCTGGCGGAACCGGAATTGGCGGTGCTGGAGGCCGCCAAGAACGTGCTGGGGCCGGTGACGGGGATGATCCTGATCATGATCGGTGGCCTCATGAGCACCATGTCCGCCCTCAATGCCACCATCTATTCCTCCTCGCGCGTGGCCTTCGCCATGAGCCGCGACGCCCTGGTGCCGCTGGCGCTGGCGCGCGTGCACGCGACGTGCCGCACCCCCTACGTGGCGATCGTCGTCACCGTCGTCGTCGTCGTCCTGATGGCGGCACTGCTGCCGATCCAGGCGGTCGCCGCCGCCACCAACATCCTGTTCCTGCTGAGCTTCACCCTGGTCAACCTCGCCGCCATCTCGCTGCGTTACCAGCGCCCCGACGCGGACCGCCCCTTCCGCATCATCGCTTTCCCCGTCACCACCATCATCGCCATCGTCGTCTCCCTCGGCATGTGCGTGTACCTCGTCCATTGGGAACCGATGGGGGCTGCGGTTTGCCTGGGGTGGATGGTGCTCGGGCTCTACGTATTCTACCACCACTCGCGGCGGCTGGAGCACGAGGAGCGCGGCTCCAAGGTGGTGCTGGAGGAGCGCGAGGTCACTCGCCGTCCCCATCAGATCGTGGTGCTGGTGTCCAGTCCCGAGAGCGTTGAGCCGCTGATCACGGTGGCGGCGGCGCTGGGCAAAGCCACCGAGAGCGAGATTCTGGCGGTGCGTATCGTGCTGGTGCCGCGCCAGCTCCCCATCGCCGAGGGGCGGCAGTTCGTCAACGAGGCCCGTCCGCTGCTCGACGAAGCGGTGGCGCAAGGCGGGCGGCTCGGGGTGCCGGTATATACCATGGTGCGCGTCGCCCAGAGCCTGCCGCAAGCGGTGCTGGAGACGCTGGAGGAGCGCCACGCCGAGCTGGTGGTCATGGGATGGCGCGCGGGACGGCGCGGGCAGCGCGGGCACGTGCTGGGCTCGGTCTTGGATCCGGTGATCCTGCGCGCGCCCTGCGACGTGGCGGTGCTGCGCCCGGGGCGCGACGGCAAGGAGTTCTCGCTGGACTCGATTCTGGTAGGGGTGACGGCCAGCCCCCATGCCAAGCTCGCGGTGGAGATCGGCCAGGCGCTGGCGCAGCAATCCGGGGGCCGCGTACGCTACCTGCACGTGGTCAAGGAAGGCACCGGCATGGACGCCAAGACCATGCACGACTACCTGACCGACGCCGCCCGCAGGCGCGGCGCGCCCACGGTCGAGATCGCCCACGCCACCACCACCGCCGGGGGCATCCTCGAGTTCTCGCGGGAGGCGGACCTGCTGGTTATCGGCGCGGCGCGCGAGCCGCTGTTCGAACAGTACTTCTTCGGCGACAAGACCCAACGCATCGCGCGCGTCGCCCGCTGCGCGGTGCTCATGGTCAAGCGCCACCCCAGCGCTCCCCGCTCCATCCTCCGCCGCCTCTTCACCCCCGCCCCCGAGGACGTTGACGCCTAG
- a CDS encoding zf-TFIIB domain-containing protein, with translation MATCPRCGNLLREVLVTVGAETRTAVEACLDGCAGIWVGREDLVAGLQPAMSDDLLRVQEGTAEPRSTRWDFLEVEEARRCGPKIVLRPEQLEPYIRCVRCGREMDRYRWNMTSPVVLDECRDGHGIWIDAGEIMQMRQFFQADAADPVKRDDLRGRLAEVRAQYERAVPRDHPHRDHSPLGWLFGVLFDNDW, from the coding sequence ATGGCCACCTGTCCGCGCTGCGGCAACCTGCTGCGGGAGGTGCTGGTGACAGTCGGCGCGGAAACGCGCACGGCGGTCGAAGCATGCCTGGACGGCTGCGCCGGCATCTGGGTCGGGCGCGAAGACCTGGTGGCGGGCCTGCAGCCGGCGATGTCGGACGACCTGCTGCGGGTGCAGGAGGGGACGGCGGAGCCGCGCAGCACGCGCTGGGACTTCCTCGAGGTCGAGGAGGCCCGCCGCTGCGGGCCCAAGATCGTGCTGCGGCCGGAGCAACTGGAGCCGTACATCCGCTGCGTCCGCTGCGGCCGCGAGATGGATCGCTACCGCTGGAACATGACCTCGCCGGTGGTGCTCGACGAATGCCGCGACGGTCACGGCATCTGGATTGACGCCGGCGAGATCATGCAGATGCGCCAGTTTTTCCAGGCCGACGCCGCCGATCCGGTCAAGCGCGACGACCTCCGCGGGCGCCTGGCGGAGGTGCGGGCGCAGTACGAGCGCGCGGTGCCGCGCGATCACCCGCACCGCGACCACTCCCCCCTCGGCTGGCTGTTCGGCGTGCTGTTCGACAACGACTGGTAG
- a CDS encoding DUF6298 domain-containing protein, translating to MSIPIRVHPDNPRCFEFRGKPLALVTATEHYGAVMNRPFRFERYLADAAAKRMTLTRLFVLFRELQTPVNPYSTCKPESPDYVAPFARTGPGTALDGQPRFDLDRWETEFFARLHRFLSLASEYGIVVEVTLLSNTYAPNIWALNPLHHANNVNGLEQVEWHDYLTMRHPKLLERQLAHVRKIVEETKRYDNVIYEICNEPGGGVEGRTEKPSPDEINQWQMAIAQTIREAEADLPCKHLIAGQEAFTYEPFAQPCDRSFSELDLDVVNIHPLPNTTCGGKSYDMGEFMSKQLKLRAFRDFCLATRDQPKPLNLDEDNVASQYKDFDAWTIHRKRAWTALLSGCHYDYIDFSIINYCETGTPDSRRHIRTWMRHLSEFIHTVDLPRARPLAGWLKDPPPHTLESVLAVEGEDYCIYLADERELGDDGAGKNVRGEITLRLPPGRYRASCYSPLTGMHSPATEVAGGEDLRLALPAFEHDVAVRITRAG from the coding sequence ATGAGCATCCCCATTCGCGTCCACCCCGACAACCCGAGATGCTTCGAGTTCAGGGGCAAGCCCCTCGCCCTGGTGACCGCGACGGAGCACTACGGAGCGGTCATGAACCGCCCGTTCCGGTTCGAGCGATACCTGGCCGACGCGGCCGCCAAGCGCATGACGCTGACCCGGCTGTTCGTCCTCTTTCGCGAGCTGCAGACCCCGGTCAACCCGTACTCGACCTGCAAGCCGGAATCGCCCGACTACGTCGCGCCTTTCGCCCGCACCGGTCCTGGTACGGCCCTCGACGGCCAGCCGCGCTTCGACCTTGACCGCTGGGAGACCGAGTTCTTCGCGCGCTTGCACCGCTTTCTGTCGCTGGCATCCGAGTACGGCATCGTCGTCGAGGTCACGCTCCTCAGCAACACCTACGCCCCCAACATCTGGGCCCTCAATCCTCTGCACCATGCGAACAACGTCAACGGCCTGGAGCAAGTCGAGTGGCACGACTACCTGACCATGCGCCACCCCAAGCTGCTTGAGCGGCAGTTGGCGCACGTCCGTAAGATCGTTGAAGAGACCAAGCGCTACGACAACGTCATCTACGAAATCTGCAACGAGCCGGGCGGCGGTGTGGAGGGGCGGACCGAGAAGCCCTCGCCCGATGAGATCAATCAGTGGCAAATGGCGATCGCGCAAACCATCCGCGAGGCCGAGGCGGATCTGCCTTGTAAGCACCTCATTGCCGGGCAGGAGGCTTTCACCTACGAGCCGTTCGCGCAACCCTGCGACAGGTCCTTTTCCGAACTCGACCTCGATGTCGTCAACATCCACCCGTTGCCCAACACTACCTGCGGCGGCAAGAGCTATGACATGGGTGAGTTCATGTCCAAGCAGCTCAAGCTGCGCGCGTTCCGCGATTTCTGCCTGGCAACGCGCGACCAGCCCAAGCCCCTCAACCTGGACGAAGACAACGTCGCCAGCCAGTACAAGGACTTCGACGCCTGGACCATCCATCGCAAGCGCGCGTGGACCGCGCTGCTGAGCGGCTGCCACTACGACTACATTGACTTCTCGATCATCAACTACTGTGAGACCGGCACCCCGGACTCGCGGCGGCACATTCGCACCTGGATGCGGCATCTCTCCGAGTTCATTCACACGGTGGACCTCCCGCGCGCGCGACCGCTCGCCGGCTGGCTCAAGGATCCCCCGCCGCATACCCTCGAATCGGTGCTGGCGGTGGAGGGGGAGGACTACTGCATTTATCTCGCGGACGAACGCGAGCTGGGCGACGACGGCGCGGGCAAGAATGTGCGCGGCGAGATCACGCTGCGCTTACCACCGGGGCGCTACCGCGCATCATGCTACTCGCCGCTGACGGGGATGCACTCGCCCGCCACCGAGGTGGCCGGTGGCGAAGACCTGCGCCTTGCCCTGCCCGCGTTCGAGCATGACGTCGCCGTCCGCATCACGCGGGCGGGGTGA
- a CDS encoding putative DNA modification/repair radical SAM protein, producing MDSGEKLAVLGSAALFDVCTGSCGGPPRPRNAPPPGLGASVIYPAALPDGRTVSLFKVLQTNVCRHNCLYCANRADRGVRRTQFQPEELAALFMDFHRRGYVQGLFLSSAVAGSPERTMADMLTTAEIVRRRYGFAGYLHLKVLPGAPYDCVERAVELADRVSVNMEAPTEAQLTRIAPDKHMPGDVVQRMHWIKRAASRAGLMAAGQSTQFVVGAGRETDRELLTSVTALYRDVGLRRAYFSAFEPIADTPLAEQQPAPPMREHRLYQADWLLRRYSGVYALGDIVFEDDGDLALDVDPKLAIALRQRARFPVEVNRADYAELLQVPGIGPKSARRIVVQRRVHRFGDVAELRRVGVAVRRAAPFVLINGRAQGSVDVFARRIAARLRADHQLSLPLGG from the coding sequence ATGGACTCTGGGGAAAAGCTTGCGGTCCTCGGTTCCGCGGCCCTGTTTGACGTGTGCACGGGCAGCTGCGGCGGGCCGCCGCGCCCGCGAAATGCGCCTCCTCCGGGCCTAGGCGCGAGCGTGATCTATCCCGCAGCTCTCCCCGACGGTCGCACGGTCTCGCTCTTCAAGGTGCTGCAGACCAACGTCTGCCGGCACAACTGCCTCTACTGCGCCAACCGCGCCGATCGCGGGGTGCGCCGCACCCAGTTCCAGCCGGAGGAGCTGGCGGCATTGTTCATGGACTTCCATCGGCGCGGCTACGTGCAGGGCTTGTTCCTCAGCTCGGCGGTGGCGGGGAGCCCCGAGCGCACGATGGCGGACATGCTGACCACCGCCGAGATCGTGCGCCGCCGTTACGGCTTCGCCGGCTACCTCCATCTCAAGGTGCTACCGGGAGCGCCCTACGACTGCGTCGAGCGCGCGGTCGAGCTGGCGGATCGCGTCTCGGTCAACATGGAGGCGCCGACGGAAGCGCAGTTGACCCGGATCGCCCCCGATAAGCACATGCCCGGCGATGTCGTGCAGCGCATGCACTGGATCAAGCGCGCCGCCTCCCGCGCAGGCCTGATGGCGGCGGGTCAGTCAACCCAGTTCGTTGTCGGCGCCGGCCGCGAGACCGACCGCGAACTCCTGACCAGCGTGACCGCGCTTTACCGCGACGTCGGCCTGCGCCGGGCTTACTTCAGCGCCTTCGAGCCGATCGCGGACACGCCGCTGGCGGAGCAGCAACCCGCGCCGCCCATGCGCGAGCATCGCCTCTACCAGGCGGACTGGCTGCTGCGGCGCTACTCGGGGGTCTATGCGTTGGGCGACATCGTGTTCGAGGACGATGGCGACCTGGCGCTCGACGTGGACCCCAAGCTGGCGATTGCCCTGCGCCAGCGCGCGAGATTCCCGGTCGAGGTCAACCGGGCGGATTACGCGGAACTGCTGCAGGTGCCGGGCATCGGCCCGAAGTCGGCGCGGCGGATCGTCGTCCAGCGGCGCGTCCATCGCTTCGGCGATGTGGCGGAATTGCGGCGCGTGGGGGTCGCCGTGCGCCGGGCGGCGCCGTTCGTGCTCATCAACGGCCGCGCGCAGGGCAGCGTGGACGTATTCGCACGCAGGATAGCGGCCAGGCTGCGCGCCGACCACCAACTCTCGCTGCCCTTGGGCGGGTAG